The Yersinia intermedia genome window below encodes:
- a CDS encoding YqgE/AlgH family protein has translation MNLQHHFLIAMPSLQDPQFMRSVIYICEHNQEGAMGLVINKPMEQFTVETVLKKLKINPSPRDPAIRLDKPVLAGGPLAEDRGFILHSPREGFGSSIPISPDTMITTSKDVLETLGTPEQPKNLLVALGYAGWQQGQLEQELLDNAWLTIEADTNILFHTPIAERWQAAANKLGINIFNIAPQAGHA, from the coding sequence ATGAATTTACAGCATCATTTTCTTATCGCTATGCCTTCACTTCAGGACCCTCAATTTATGCGCTCGGTTATTTACATCTGCGAGCATAACCAAGAGGGCGCAATGGGTTTGGTGATAAACAAGCCTATGGAGCAGTTCACAGTAGAAACCGTGCTGAAAAAACTAAAAATCAATCCTTCACCACGAGACCCGGCGATACGCCTGGATAAACCGGTATTAGCCGGTGGGCCATTGGCAGAGGATCGGGGTTTTATCCTGCATTCACCCCGTGAAGGTTTCGGCTCCAGTATTCCTATCTCACCCGATACGATGATAACCACCTCCAAAGATGTACTGGAGACGCTAGGGACACCAGAACAACCTAAAAATTTACTGGTGGCATTGGGTTATGCAGGCTGGCAACAGGGGCAGCTAGAACAGGAATTGCTGGACAACGCCTGGTTGACGATTGAGGCTGACACTAACATTCTGTTCCACACGCCAATTGCTGAACGCTGGCAGGCTGCAGCCAACAAGTTGGGTATCAATATCTTTAATATTGCTCCGCAAGCAGGACACGCTTAA